DNA sequence from the Sinomonas terrae genome:
CTGAGCGCCGTCGTGACAGATCAGAGCCCAGAGTCGGGAGCGAAGGTACCACCCGGATCGAGGGTCACCCTGTGGCTGGCCCGAGGTGGTTCGGCGGGGGTCCGGGAACCGCGACGCCCGTCGCCAAGCCCGCGCAGCCTGCGAGCCATGCGCGATGAGCGCACTGGAGAAACCCTCCCCTGAGGGAACTACCGCCCCACGGCGTAGCCGGTCATGCCACGGGGGTTGGCGCCCGCCCGAAGCAGGCCAGTTTCGGGATCTCTGGAGACTGCGCACAGGCGCCCGATCTGCCAGTTCCCTGTGACGCCGACACGATGGCCGCGGGCCCGAAGCCCGTCGATGACCTCCTGCCCGATCCTGCCTTCGGCGAGCGCGACGCCCGGTTGGGCCTCATGCGGATAGAAGCTCGATGGCAGGTGGACCGAGTGGAAGGCTGGCGCTTCGATGGCTTCCTGCAGTCCCGCGCCCGTTAGCGCAATGTCGAAGAAGAAGTGCGGTTGCCATTGATCCTGCTGGTCCCCTCCCGGCGAACCGAACGCGAGCACGGCCTCTCCCCCTCGCGTGGCGAGGGAAGGAGAGAGCGTGGTGCGAGGACGGCGGCCTGGTGCCAGGGTGTTCGGCAGACCCTCCTCGAGCCACGCCATCTGGAGCCGGGTGCCGAGGGGGAAGCCGAGCTCCGGGATGACGGGAGAGCTGGAGAGCCAGCCGCCGCTCGGCGTCGCCGACACCATCATTCCCCAGCGGTCGACGACGTCGAGATGGACGGTGTCGGTCCGCGCCCTCCCCTCGGCGTCCGGAAGCGCATTGGCCTCGAGCAGCGCCCGAACCGCGTTCGGCTCGCCCAGCCCGTTCACACCTGCAGCCTCGAACTCTCCGCGGACGGTCAGATCAGGAAGTCGCGGGGCGCGACCGCCCGGCGAGCCCGGCCTGACCTCAAGCGATGCCGTTTCCCCGATCAGACGCGCCCGTTCCGCGCCGTAGCTCGGCGAGAGCAGCTCCTCGGCCGGAACATCCGGCGAGTCCCCGTACCAGGCGTCGCGGTCGGCGAGCGCGAGCTTGGTCGCCTCGAGGACGGCGTGGGTGAAGCCCGCGCTTCCCGGGGCGAGACGGCCTTCCCCAAATCCCGGAACAGCATCGAGGATCCTGAGCTGCTGGAGGAATGCCGGCCCTTGACTCCAGAATCCGCACTTGTGGACGGTCCACCCGCGGAAATCGACGGACACGGTGTCCTCGTAATGGGGCCGCCACGCGGCGAGGTCCCTTGAGGTGAGCAGGCCCGAATGGTCTGTGCCGCTCGAATCCCGGTGCGGCGTACGGCAGAAGGCATCAATTGCCGCCCCGACGAACCCTTCAGTCCATTCACGGACGACGGCGGCCAGCGCCTCTCGTCGTCCGGCGCCCCTCGCAGAGGCACTCGCCTCAGCTTCGATGAGGCCGCGCCACGTCGCGGCGAGGGCGGGGTTCTTCAGGAGGCTTCCGACCGGATGCGGCTGCCCCCCGGGCGCATATAGCGCTCCGGAGCTTGGCCAGTGACGGACGAAGTGCGGTGCCATCCGCTCCAGCACAGCAGCCAGCCGCGCCGTGACGGGCACCCCGTGCTCGGCGACCCTCAGTGCCGCCTCGACAACCTCGGCGAACTTGAGCGTTCCATGGTCTGCAAGGAGCGTGAGCCACCCCAGAGTCGCACCCGGGATCGCCGCGGCGAGCAGGCCCGTTCCGGGCACCTGGTCGAGGCCGAGCTTCCGGAAGGCGGCGACACTGGCTCTTTCCGGTGCTGGCCCCTGAGCGCAGAGGACGCGGGGCTGGGAGCCCGGCTTGGCGAAGATGAGGGTCAGATCCCCACCCGGCCCGTTCTGCTGGGGCTCCGCCGCCTGGAGCGCGAGGCCCCCGGCGACGGCGGCGTCGACAGCGTTGCCGCCTCGCTCGAGCATCGCCATGGCCGCCTGCGCACCGATCCAGTGGGTTGCCGAGACCATGCCGAATGTGCCGGCGAGCTCGGGCCGCGTCGTGAACACCATGGATCCACGCTATGCCCCCGCGCCTGCCAGCCGGCATCTACCACGCGTGGGGTGCAGGACGTCGCGTGCTGGGGAGGGCATTCTCCTCGCGCCAGCGGTGAAGGAACTCAGGCAGAACGAGGTCCACGGGCGGATGACCGACCTCGGCGAAGATCTCCTCGTTGGTCACCGGCTGGCCAGCGTGGACGAGGCGCGTGGCGATGTAGGCCCGCGCGTAAACCTCACCGCCGGCCACCATGCGCTGCTCAAAATAGAAGGCCCGCTCGTCTACCCCGATGACGCGGGTTTCGATCGTGTAGGCCTGCCAGAGGGTCAGGGACTTGCGGAAGGTGATTGTCTCTAGGTTGACGACCGGACTCCAGCCCTTGGCTCGCATCTTCGCCCAGGCTCCCGACCGCACCATGAGGTCGAATCGGCCGAGGTCCATGAGGGAGAAGTACATACCGTTGTTGACATGCATGGCGATGTCGATGTCGGTGGGGAGGACCCGAAGAGGCATGCTCGACGTTCCCCAGAGGCTGAGGGGCGCACGACGACGGGACGTGACCAGCAGCATGAGGGTCCGGAGGAGGAGGTGCATGGGAATACATTACCGGTGGGTAACCCCTGTCGCAGCAAAGCTTTCTGTATACACAATATGGGGCATCTGCGATGTCCTGCGCTTGCAGACGAGGAGTCCCCGTGGGAATGTATACATCGTGAAGGCCAGCGACCGCGCGTATGCGACGCTCCGCGACGACATCGTGGAGTGGCGTCTTGCGCCCGGGGCTCTGTTGGCCGAGGTGGAGCAGTCGGCGCGGCTGGGCGTTTCCCGGACTCCCCTGCGCGAGGCCCTCGCCAGGCTCACGGCGGACGGGCTGGCTACCGCCCAGCGGGGTCGCGGCGTCGTCGTCAGCGAACTCTCGCTCCACCAGCTTGGGGAGCTGTTCGAGCTGCGGGAGGCCTTGGAGTGCAAGGCCGCGGCGCTGGCCGCCCAGCGCGGGGAGCCCGCGGGCTTCGCCGATCTGCGGGGACGCTTCGCGCAGGCGCCGACGCTTCTGACGGACGACGATCCGCAGCGGCAGGCGTACTACGCGCTTGCCGCCGACTTGGATGCGGCCATCGACGAGGCGATCGCCAACTCGTACCTGTCCCAGGCTCTCGGAGGCCTTCGAGTGCACCTCGCCCGGGTGCGCCGATTGGCGAAGGACGACGCCGCGAGGCTGCGGCAGGCCGCCGTCGAGCACGCGACGATCGCCGGCGCTATCGCCGACCGGAACGCTCCCCTGGCCTCTGCCGCCACCGCCGTTCACCTGAGCAACAGCCTGACCCACATCCGAAGGAACTATCCGAAAGAGGCCGCCCATGGTTGAGCTGCACCACGTCCGCGTGTACCGGAGCGAGGAGAACCTGCCCCGGGAGGGGCAGCTGGCGCACAGGATCGCCGAGGTCGCCGCCGACCCGGTCGAGGTCGCCCCCAAGGTCGCCGAGATGGTGATCAACAGGATCATCGACAACGCGTCGGTCGCGATCGCTTCCCTCAACCGCGGACCCATTGTCGCCGCCCGCGCCCAGGCCCTCGCCCACGCGCCCTCGACCGGGGGCCGCGGCGCACTCCTGTACGGGATCGGCAAACGCGTCTCCCCCGAGTGGGCGGCGTGGGCCAACGGGGTCGCCGTGCGGGAGCTGGACTACCACGACACGTTCCTGGCCGCGGAGTACTCCCACCCGGGCGACAACATCCCGCCGATCCTGGCCGTGGGCCAGCACGTCGGCTCCACGGGGCACGACCTGATCCGGGGCATCGCGACCGGGTACGAGGTCCAGGTCGACCTGGCCAAGGCCATCAGCCTGCACAAGCACAAGATTGACCACGTCGCCCATCTGGGTCCCTCGGCCGCGGCCGGGATCGGGACCCTGCTGGGCCTCGACGTGGAGACCATCTTCCAGGCAATCGGGCAGGCCCTGCACACCACGACCGCGACCCGGCAGTCGCGCAAGGGCGAGATCTCCACGTGGAAGGCCCACGCCCCCGCCTTCGCCGGGAAGATGGCCGTCGAGGCCGTGGACCGGGCGATGCGCGGGCAGACCTCCCCCGTGCCGATCTACGAGGGCGAGGACGGGGTCATCGCCTGGCTTCTCGACGGCCCGGACGCCGCGTACGAGGTCCCCCTCCCCGCACCAGGGGAGGCCAAGCGCGCCATCCTGGACACGTACACCAAGGAGCACTCGGCCGAGTACCAGGCCCAGGCCTGGATCGACCTGGCACGCAAGCTCCACCGCGAGCACCCCGAGGCGATCGATCCGGCCCACGTCAAGAGCATCCTGATCCGGACCAGCCACCACACCCACTACGTGATCGGCTCCGGGGCGAACGACCCGCAGAAGTACGACCCCACAGCCTCCAGGGAGACCCTGGACCACTCGATTCCGTACATCTTCGCCGTGGCCCTCCAGGACGGGGCGTGGCACCACGTGGACTCCTACGCTCCGGAGCGGGCCGGCCGCCCGGACACCG
Encoded proteins:
- a CDS encoding acyl-CoA thioesterase, whose product is MHLLLRTLMLLVTSRRRAPLSLWGTSSMPLRVLPTDIDIAMHVNNGMYFSLMDLGRFDLMVRSGAWAKMRAKGWSPVVNLETITFRKSLTLWQAYTIETRVIGVDERAFYFEQRMVAGGEVYARAYIATRLVHAGQPVTNEEIFAEVGHPPVDLVLPEFLHRWREENALPSTRRPAPHAW
- a CDS encoding GntR family transcriptional regulator is translated as MKASDRAYATLRDDIVEWRLAPGALLAEVEQSARLGVSRTPLREALARLTADGLATAQRGRGVVVSELSLHQLGELFELREALECKAAALAAQRGEPAGFADLRGRFAQAPTLLTDDDPQRQAYYALAADLDAAIDEAIANSYLSQALGGLRVHLARVRRLAKDDAARLRQAAVEHATIAGAIADRNAPLASAATAVHLSNSLTHIRRNYPKEAAHG
- a CDS encoding MmgE/PrpD family protein produces the protein MVELHHVRVYRSEENLPREGQLAHRIAEVAADPVEVAPKVAEMVINRIIDNASVAIASLNRGPIVAARAQALAHAPSTGGRGALLYGIGKRVSPEWAAWANGVAVRELDYHDTFLAAEYSHPGDNIPPILAVGQHVGSTGHDLIRGIATGYEVQVDLAKAISLHKHKIDHVAHLGPSAAAGIGTLLGLDVETIFQAIGQALHTTTATRQSRKGEISTWKAHAPAFAGKMAVEAVDRAMRGQTSPVPIYEGEDGVIAWLLDGPDAAYEVPLPAPGEAKRAILDTYTKEHSAEYQAQAWIDLARKLHREHPEAIDPAHVKSILIRTSHHTHYVIGSGANDPQKYDPTASRETLDHSIPYIFAVALQDGAWHHVDSYAPERAGRPDTVELWRKVTTEEDPEWTRRYHSLDISEKAFGGSVTITLTDGTVIEDQIAVADAHPLGARPFGREQYIAKFRTLAADTIAPEEIDRFLDTVQRLPELGPGELDALNILAKDGVIDLAAGPRGLF
- a CDS encoding gamma-glutamyltransferase family protein, translating into MVFTTRPELAGTFGMVSATHWIGAQAAMAMLERGGNAVDAAVAGGLALQAAEPQQNGPGGDLTLIFAKPGSQPRVLCAQGPAPERASVAAFRKLGLDQVPGTGLLAAAIPGATLGWLTLLADHGTLKFAEVVEAALRVAEHGVPVTARLAAVLERMAPHFVRHWPSSGALYAPGGQPHPVGSLLKNPALAATWRGLIEAEASASARGAGRREALAAVVREWTEGFVGAAIDAFCRTPHRDSSGTDHSGLLTSRDLAAWRPHYEDTVSVDFRGWTVHKCGFWSQGPAFLQQLRILDAVPGFGEGRLAPGSAGFTHAVLEATKLALADRDAWYGDSPDVPAEELLSPSYGAERARLIGETASLEVRPGSPGGRAPRLPDLTVRGEFEAAGVNGLGEPNAVRALLEANALPDAEGRARTDTVHLDVVDRWGMMVSATPSGGWLSSSPVIPELGFPLGTRLQMAWLEEGLPNTLAPGRRPRTTLSPSLATRGGEAVLAFGSPGGDQQDQWQPHFFFDIALTGAGLQEAIEAPAFHSVHLPSSFYPHEAQPGVALAEGRIGQEVIDGLRARGHRVGVTGNWQIGRLCAVSRDPETGLLRAGANPRGMTGYAVGR